In one Bryobacteraceae bacterium genomic region, the following are encoded:
- a CDS encoding DNA polymerase III subunit, translating to MPEAFPDFLGNAPAAATLRQMLDRDRIPQTILLHGPEGVGKATLARRFAAALIGGADRIEQDDLSLPHHIDALAEREKLPPEKRADDPFLLATHPDFVTFAPDGPLRQISIQQMRLLKDRAQFQPLSGRHRVFLINGIDRANEQAANSLLKTLEEPPPYLILMLTAENAYDLLPTIRSRSIILRLSALGDEEMHAFARERKLDDPALRVALAAGCPGQAASLDLAAYRKRREAMQALLESASGQSPFGAWARHSEKLAQARSEKLEPYLKVLYLLLADLLHLKEGFGDVRNPDQRQALEKVAHAVSFEWLREAVRRTDELVHLVRRNIQKNIALDAFVSDLAALA from the coding sequence ATGCCTGAGGCATTCCCCGATTTCCTCGGAAACGCCCCCGCCGCCGCCACGCTCCGCCAGATGCTTGACCGCGACCGCATTCCGCAAACCATCCTCCTCCACGGCCCGGAAGGTGTTGGCAAGGCCACCCTCGCCCGCCGCTTCGCCGCCGCCCTCATCGGGGGCGCGGACCGCATCGAGCAGGACGACCTCAGCCTTCCCCATCACATCGACGCACTCGCCGAGCGCGAAAAGCTGCCCCCCGAAAAACGCGCCGACGATCCGTTCCTCCTCGCCACCCATCCCGACTTCGTCACCTTCGCCCCGGACGGTCCGCTCCGGCAGATATCCATCCAGCAGATGCGCCTGCTCAAGGACCGCGCTCAATTCCAGCCGCTCTCCGGCCGCCACCGCGTGTTCCTCATCAATGGCATCGATCGCGCCAACGAACAGGCCGCCAACTCGCTGCTGAAGACCCTCGAGGAGCCGCCGCCCTACCTGATCCTCATGCTCACGGCTGAGAACGCCTACGACCTTCTGCCCACCATCCGCTCCCGCTCCATCATCCTCCGCCTCAGCGCGCTCGGCGATGAAGAGATGCACGCCTTCGCCAGGGAGCGGAAACTCGACGACCCCGCGCTCCGCGTCGCTCTCGCCGCCGGATGCCCCGGCCAGGCGGCTTCGCTCGATCTCGCCGCCTACCGCAAGCGCCGCGAAGCCATGCAGGCGCTGCTCGAATCCGCATCCGGGCAAAGCCCGTTCGGCGCTTGGGCGCGTCACTCGGAAAAACTCGCCCAGGCGCGCTCGGAAAAACTCGAGCCCTACCTGAAAGTCCTCTACCTCCTCCTCGCGGACCTGCTTCATCTCAAGGAAGGCTTCGGGGACGTGCGCAACCCGGACCAGCGGCAGGCGCTCGAAAAGGTCGCCCACGCCGTTTCGTTCGAGTGGCTCCGCGAAGCCGTACGCCGCACCGATGAACTCGTCCACCTGGTGCGCCGCAACATCCAGAAGAACATCGCCCTCGACGCGTTCGTCTCCGATCTCGCCGCCCTCGCCTGA
- the tmk gene encoding dTMP kinase, with protein sequence MPRGLFITFEGTDGSGKTTQIEMLLTRLRDAGLDPVRTAEPGGTVIGAQIRRILLDPANHALAPAAEMLLYFASRAQNVAELILPSLEAGRVVVCDRFTDSTVVYQGAGRSLGADTVRRLHEIACGSLQPDLTFYLDIDLETGLARARNRNPPEAKDRMEEQSLDFHTRVREAYLRIAAENEHRFRVIDARGDAGSVHAEIWRHTEAAIGSLLHA encoded by the coding sequence ATGCCGCGCGGACTCTTCATCACCTTCGAAGGCACGGACGGCAGCGGTAAGACCACGCAGATCGAAATGTTGCTTACCCGTCTCCGCGACGCCGGCCTGGACCCCGTCCGCACCGCCGAACCCGGCGGCACCGTCATCGGCGCCCAGATCCGCCGCATCCTGCTTGACCCGGCAAACCACGCCCTCGCCCCCGCCGCGGAAATGCTCCTCTACTTCGCCAGCCGCGCGCAGAACGTCGCCGAACTGATCCTCCCCTCGCTCGAAGCCGGCCGCGTCGTCGTCTGCGACCGCTTCACGGACTCCACCGTCGTCTACCAGGGCGCCGGCCGCAGCCTCGGCGCCGACACCGTTCGCCGTCTCCATGAAATCGCCTGCGGCTCGCTCCAGCCCGATCTCACCTTCTATCTCGACATCGATCTCGAAACCGGCCTCGCCCGCGCCCGCAACCGCAACCCCCCGGAAGCCAAGGACCGCATGGAAGAACAGTCCCTCGATTTCCACACACGCGTCCGCGAAGCCTACCTCCGCATCGCCGCCGAAAACGAGCATCGCTTTCGCGTCATCGACGCCCGCGGCGACGCCGGTTCCGTTCATGCCGAAATCTGGCGTCACACCGAGGCCGCCATCGGGAGCCTTCTCCATGCCTGA
- a CDS encoding uracil-DNA glycosylase has product MTRDLVKQYLEFYRDLGFREVWLRPVAAASVPHAAAIDAEPPSPPAPAAAPANPAPPPTPAMDSMPLPPLAPEGDSMAAIRNDIGDCRRCRLCEARNKIVFGSGNEGSRLVFVGEGPGADEDAQGLPFVGRAGQLLTQMIDNTAAKEGIPIRRADVYICNVVKCRPPENRTPLPDEMETCGQFLFRQLLVIQPKAICCLGSTAAKALLGTKDGVMKLRGNWQRWRDIPVMVTYHPSYLLRPYNQNAKREAWEDLKKVLHFVYD; this is encoded by the coding sequence GTGACGCGCGACCTCGTCAAACAGTACCTCGAGTTTTACCGCGACCTCGGTTTCCGCGAAGTCTGGCTCCGCCCCGTGGCCGCAGCATCCGTGCCACATGCCGCCGCGATCGACGCCGAGCCACCGTCTCCTCCGGCTCCAGCAGCAGCGCCGGCGAATCCCGCGCCGCCGCCGACCCCTGCCATGGACTCCATGCCGCTCCCTCCGCTTGCTCCTGAAGGCGACTCAATGGCCGCCATCCGCAACGACATCGGCGATTGCCGCCGCTGCCGCCTCTGCGAAGCCCGCAACAAGATCGTATTCGGCTCCGGTAACGAAGGGTCCCGTCTTGTCTTCGTTGGCGAGGGTCCGGGCGCCGACGAAGACGCGCAAGGCCTCCCCTTCGTCGGCCGCGCCGGCCAGTTGCTCACGCAGATGATCGACAACACGGCGGCCAAAGAAGGCATCCCCATCCGCCGGGCCGACGTCTACATCTGCAACGTCGTCAAGTGCCGCCCGCCGGAGAACCGCACGCCGCTGCCCGATGAAATGGAAACCTGCGGCCAGTTCCTCTTCCGCCAGTTGCTCGTCATCCAGCCCAAGGCCATCTGCTGCCTCGGCTCCACCGCCGCCAAAGCCCTGCTCGGCACCAAGGACGGTGTCATGAAGCTACGCGGCAACTGGCAGCGCTGGCGCGACATCCCGGTGATGGTCACTTACCACCCCTCGTATCTGCTTCGTCCGTACAACCAGAACGCCAAGCGCGAAGCCTGGGAGGATCTGAAGAAAGTCCTCCACTTCGTCTACGATTGA
- the coaBC gene encoding bifunctional phosphopantothenoylcysteine decarboxylase/phosphopantothenate--cysteine ligase CoaBC, with protein sequence MRVVLGVGGGIAAYKCAELARLLAERGCTVQVVMTAAATRFIAPLTLAALTGRKVITGLFDDASPEDIVASSVEHIRVAQENDVLVVAPATADLIARLAHGLAGDFLTTMYLAFTGPVVVAPAMNANMWNHEATRRNVETLAARGHVVVPPDDGPLACGMVGPGRLAEPEAIVGAVLAAGNPRRDLEGETVLITAGPTQEALDPVRYISNRSSGRMGYALAEAAAARGANVILVSGPVAIDSPRGVTLVKVRSAVEMRQAVLDNLEPATIVIKSAAVADYHLEHVPGQKIKKTAMRLSLELSPTPDILAEVGRLKEDRILVGFAAETQNMVSEARRKMETKNCDMVVGNLVSTEGIGFESADNEVTLVPRSGEPVHLAKAPKRRIADQILDQVGKIRLSLHAAAPAGEKA encoded by the coding sequence ATGCGCGTTGTCCTCGGCGTCGGCGGAGGAATCGCGGCCTACAAGTGCGCCGAACTCGCTCGCCTGCTCGCCGAGCGCGGCTGCACCGTTCAGGTGGTGATGACCGCCGCCGCCACCCGCTTCATCGCACCGCTCACTCTAGCCGCGCTTACCGGGCGCAAAGTCATCACCGGCTTGTTTGACGACGCCTCGCCGGAAGACATCGTCGCCAGTTCCGTGGAGCATATCCGCGTCGCCCAGGAGAACGACGTTCTCGTCGTCGCCCCTGCCACAGCCGATCTGATCGCGCGCCTCGCGCATGGCCTCGCCGGCGACTTCCTCACCACGATGTATCTCGCATTTACCGGCCCGGTCGTGGTCGCGCCCGCGATGAACGCCAACATGTGGAATCATGAGGCCACGCGCCGGAATGTCGAAACGCTCGCCGCCCGCGGGCATGTTGTCGTTCCGCCCGATGACGGTCCGCTTGCTTGCGGCATGGTGGGTCCTGGCCGGCTGGCCGAGCCCGAAGCCATCGTCGGGGCGGTGCTCGCCGCCGGCAACCCGCGCCGCGATCTCGAGGGCGAGACCGTTCTCATCACCGCCGGCCCCACGCAGGAAGCGCTCGATCCGGTGCGCTACATCTCCAACCGCTCCAGCGGCCGCATGGGTTACGCGCTCGCCGAAGCAGCCGCCGCGCGCGGCGCGAACGTGATCCTCGTTTCCGGTCCCGTCGCAATCGATTCGCCGCGCGGCGTCACGCTGGTGAAGGTACGCAGCGCCGTCGAAATGCGTCAAGCCGTGCTCGACAACCTGGAGCCCGCGACGATCGTGATCAAATCCGCCGCCGTCGCCGACTACCACCTCGAACACGTTCCCGGGCAGAAGATCAAGAAGACCGCGATGCGGCTCTCGCTCGAACTCTCGCCCACGCCGGATATCCTCGCCGAAGTCGGCCGCCTGAAAGAAGATCGGATCCTTGTCGGCTTCGCCGCCGAAACGCAGAACATGGTTTCGGAAGCGCGGCGAAAAATGGAAACGAAAAACTGCGACATGGTGGTCGGCAACCTCGTTTCGACGGAAGGCATCGGGTTCGAATCGGCCGACAACGAAGTGACTCTGGTGCCGCGTTCCGGCGAGCCGGTGCATCTCGCCAAGGCGCCCAAACGCCGGATTGCTGATCAGATTCTCGATCAGGTCGGGAAAATTCGCCTCTCGCTCCATGCCGCCGCGCCCGCCGGGGAGAAGGCGTGA
- the rpoZ gene encoding DNA-directed RNA polymerase subunit omega, which produces MSDTIIRNLNYAIPDDPELSTYRFIIVAAKRARQLQSGGRSYLPTTSRKPTVTSMEEVRRGLISYDDPTRAEEAALAELAQSE; this is translated from the coding sequence ATGAGCGACACGATCATTCGTAATCTCAACTACGCCATCCCGGACGATCCGGAACTGAGCACCTACCGCTTCATCATCGTCGCCGCCAAGCGCGCCCGGCAATTGCAGAGCGGTGGCCGGTCCTACCTGCCCACCACCTCGCGCAAACCCACCGTCACCTCGATGGAAGAGGTGCGCCGCGGGTTGATCAGCTACGACGATCCGACGCGCGCCGAAGAAGCCGCCCTGGCCGAACTCGCCCAGTCCGAGTAA
- the gmk gene encoding guanylate kinase, with protein MTAIFIVSAPSGSGKSTLVNRLLQQDPRIVFSISYTTRPPRGREQPGESYHYISREEFESRLARDEFLEWAKVFENYYGTHRHYLDEAAAAGKDLLLDIDVQGARQLKERYPDAVSIFILPPSRDVLEQRLRARSEDAEDVIERRLRGAAAEIQNYSRYDYVLVNQDLEESAERLAAIVQAERHRRIRNEERIRPILASFGADLAAAAPVARAAKEDQ; from the coding sequence ATGACCGCCATCTTCATCGTTTCCGCACCTTCCGGCTCCGGCAAGTCGACGCTAGTGAACCGCCTCCTGCAACAGGATCCGCGGATTGTGTTTTCGATCTCCTACACCACGCGTCCCCCTCGCGGCAGGGAGCAGCCCGGCGAAAGCTATCACTACATCTCGCGCGAGGAGTTTGAATCGCGCCTGGCTCGCGACGAATTCCTGGAGTGGGCCAAGGTGTTCGAGAACTACTACGGTACGCACCGCCACTACCTGGATGAGGCAGCGGCCGCCGGCAAGGATCTTTTGTTGGACATCGACGTTCAGGGTGCGCGACAATTGAAGGAGCGGTATCCTGACGCGGTTTCGATCTTTATTCTCCCGCCATCGCGTGACGTCCTGGAGCAGCGCCTTCGTGCCCGTTCCGAGGATGCCGAGGATGTGATCGAACGCCGTTTGCGCGGAGCGGCCGCGGAGATTCAGAATTACAGCCGGTACGATTACGTGCTGGTAAACCAGGATCTGGAAGAGTCGGCGGAGCGCTTGGCGGCGATTGTCCAAGCCGAACGCCACCGCCGGATTCGCAATGAGGAACGCATCCGGCCGATTCTCGCAAGCTTCGGCGCGGATCTGGCGGCAGCCGCCCCGGTAGCCCGAGCCGCAAAGGAAGATCAATGA